From Coffea arabica cultivar ET-39 chromosome 2e, Coffea Arabica ET-39 HiFi, whole genome shotgun sequence, the proteins below share one genomic window:
- the LOC113731079 gene encoding peroxisome biogenesis protein 7: MPVFKVPFNGYSVKFSPFYESQLAVATAQNFGILGNGRLHVLQLSPSPANPGQPISEISSFDTADGVYDCCWSESHDSLIVAAVADGSVKLYDLSLPPTANPIRSLQEHTREVHSVDYNVVRKDSFLSSSWDDTVKLWTVDRPSSVRTFKEHAYCVYSTAWNPRHADVFASASGDCTARIWDVREPASTMILPAHEFEILSCDWNKYDDCVIATASVDKSIKVWDVRSFRVPVAVLNGHGYAVRKVKFSPHRGSVIASCSYDMTVCLWDYMVEDALIGRYDHHTEFTVGVDMSVLVEGLLASTGWDELVYVWQHGMDPRAP, encoded by the exons ATGCCAGTCTTCAAGGTCCCATTTAACGGCTACTCCGTGAAATTCAGCCCATTTTACGAATCCCAACTTGCTGTCGCCACCGCCCAGAACTTCGGCATCCTCGGAAACGGCCGTCTTCACGTCCTCCAACTCTCCCCAAGTCCAGCAAACCCCGGTCAACCCATCAGTGAGATATCCTCCTTCGACACTGCCGACGGGGTCTACGATTGCTGCTGGTCAGAGTCCCACGATTCCCTCATCGTCGCCGCCGTAGCTGACGGCTCCGTCAAGCTATACGACCTTTCCTTGCCCCCAACTGCCAATCCTATTAGGTCCCTTCAAGAACACACCAGAGAAGTCCACTCGGTGGATTACAATGTTGTGAGGAAAGATTCTTTTCTGTCGAGTTCTTGGGATGACACGGTTAAGCTTTGGACGGTTGATCGGCCGTCCAGTGTTAGGACTTTCAAGGAACATGCTTATTGTGTTTATTCTACTGCTTGGAATCCTAGACATGCTGATGTTTTTGCTTCGGCTTCAGGGGATTGTACTGCTCGCATTTGGGATGTCAGGGAACCAG CATCGACCATGATTTTACCTGCACATGAGTTTGAAATTCTTTCTTGTGACTGGAATAAGTATGACGATTGTGTCATTGCTACTGCATCAGTTGATAAGTCAATTAAAGTTTGGGATGTGAGGAGCTTTAGGGTTCCTGTGGCAGTTCTAAATGGACATGGGTATGCAGTAAGGAAAGTGAAGTTCTCACCGCATAGAGGAAGTGTGATTGCTTCTTGTTCATATGATATGACTGTATGTTTGTGGGATTACATGGTCGAGGATGCACTTATAGGGAGGTATGATCATCATACTGAGTTCACAGTTGGGGTAGACATGAGCGTACTTGTGGAAGGGCTTTTAGCAAGCACTGGATGGGATGAGCTTGTTTATGTTTGGCAACATGGGATGGACCCTAGAGCGCCTTGA